One genomic region from Nitrospinota bacterium encodes:
- a CDS encoding cbb3-type cytochrome c oxidase subunit I: MDKSTLWFVYMSLFYLAVGAVLGLVMIFHPAAMAVIFRVHAHINLLGWVSMMIFGVTYHVMPRFSGRPMRYPRLIWPHFWLTNVGLIGMAITWTLGARGAKSWEHLAGIFGVAITAGIGLFIVNMLTTVRMASPPVVSLQPPGP, translated from the coding sequence ATGGATAAAAGCACCCTCTGGTTTGTCTATATGAGTCTCTTCTACCTTGCCGTTGGGGCCGTCCTCGGCCTGGTGATGATCTTTCATCCGGCCGCGATGGCGGTCATTTTTCGGGTGCACGCGCACATCAACCTCCTCGGGTGGGTGAGCATGATGATCTTCGGGGTGACTTATCACGTAATGCCCCGGTTCAGCGGCCGGCCCATGCGATACCCCAGGCTCATCTGGCCCCACTTCTGGCTGACCAACGTAGGGCTGATCGGTATGGCGATAACATGGACTCTGGGTGCGAGGGGCGCAAAGAGCTGGGAGCACTTAGCGGGAATCTTTGGCGTGGCTATCACTGCTGGCATCGGCCTCTTCATTGTCAATATGTTGACCACCGTCCGGATGGCCTCTCCTCCCGTTGTCTCCCTCCAGCCTCCAGGCCCTTGA